CAGTGCATGATTACTCATGCCGGGCAGAGTAGCGGCGCAATAACGTTTATCAGATGCTGATGAATGGCTGGCGCTGAGTTCATCCTGGTTCCTGGATAAAAAATATGGAACACCCTGCGCCAGCCAATTTGCCAGTTATGGCAGTTTCAAATTAGTTAAATAATCATATTGGATGCGTGTCAGATTGAGCTGAGTCTGGTTGAAATAAACGCCGATAAAGTTATCTCCTTGACCGACAATATCAATACGGTCAATCTGATTACTGTAGGCTAACTGGCGTAATATTTGCTGAATTTGCGTGGCATCGTTGGCTGGAATACCATTCTCAATGGTGGTTTTTTGTTCAAAAGAAACCGGGTTATTGCTTTCTAAGTCAGGCTTAAAATTCATCAGTTTTTTAAAAACGTCATTGCGGAACTCGCCAAAAGCGTTATAGGTGGTATTAAACGTCTCAGCCAGTTTTTTGATATGCGCCGCCATCTGATTTACTGAAGCTGCGCGGGTGGTGACATAGTGTGTTCCCAGGCCAGAGGCAACAAGTGCGCCCAGCTGCGCCAGACCTCTGCCAACAACGCTACCTGCACCGGCTGGCGCTCCCGCCAGGACTCCCGTGAAAAGGGATCCACCAATGAAACCGGTTACGAGTTTCGACATATTATCCAGATACTGAACACGAACGCCTTGTCGCCAGTTGGTGCCGGGGACAGTGGCCGAAATGCGGTTATCTATCTGTTCAATTCTTCCTGTCGGACGTCTTCTCCCCAGCTCAGGATCTGTTGAAGCATAGTTGCGGTTGTTTTCATCCTTGTATTTATTCAGCGTTAACGCGATCTGGCTGGTTTCCATTTGCGACAGCGCGGAGAGATCGCCGGGCGACATGGTTCTGACAAGAATCAGCGCTTCATTCAGAACCTGTTGCGGTAAAAAGCAGGCTGACACACTGGGATTCAATTCGGGTTGTGTGGTAAGCCCTGCGATTTCATGTGATTTAGGAAATGCCATAAAGTCCTCATCATTAAGATACGCTGCGTACCAGGGTTAGCTTGCTTTGTTCTGTTTTATATCCCAGCCCATCTGTACGGAAGCACCTCTGTTGCCCTTATCTGATTGCTCCCAGTATTCCGTCGATACTTTAGCTGCCTGAAAGGAATACTCCATACCGAGCGTGGATCCGTGTTTAACCCCGATAAAATCAGTATGTGTCACCAGCACATCTTCCAGGGTGATAAGGGTGTACTCCACTTCCTGACCGCCTGCTTTGCATACCGACAACTGAACTTTTGGCAGATGTTTACCGGCCGAACAGTATTGCAGTAATGTTGGGGTGGTCTTGTCGATGAGCGCCTGCACGCTGAGATCGCCGAAGTTTACTTTACCTGCGCCGCCTCCGCCGCCAACGGCCATATTACCAGGTTGCTGCGCACTCCAGCTGAACGAGTAGACATCGATCCATTTTTTATGATTCGCGTTTTGCGATTCACCCTCGATACCCTCAACTTTCAAAAACATATCTGTCGCCATGGCCTGATTCCCGGTTTTTCTTTATGAGAGAGATGCGAATTGATATAGCCCACACACATTAGTAAAATTTAACATAGCAACATGTCAATAAATTAACCGGATTGGAGTATTTATTGGGATGATTCTGAAAGTGTCTGGCGCGTTCTGGTGGGGGGCGCTGATAAAGGGAGGCTGAAGACCAGTGAGGCCTGACAGGCGAGTCGTGTTTCACGCATTACGTTTTAAGGTATTCCCCGCGACTCGCCAGGCATTCTGAATCTGGCCGCATCCCGCACCGGCGGCATACCATACAAACGGGCATATTCACGACTGAACTGTGATGCGCTTTCATAACCCACCGAAAAGGCGATGGAGGCAGCATCTCTCGGTTCGAACAGCAGTAACCAGCGCGCCCTTATCAGGCGCAATTGCTTCTGGTATTGAATCGGCGTCATGGTGGTGATGGATTTGAAGTGGCGATAGAAGGTGGCGACGCTCATATCTGCCATGGCCGCAAGTTGCTCAACGCGAAAGGGCTCGGTGTAATGCTCGCGGATCCAGTAGATGGCGCGGCGTATCTGTGACAAATGCCCGTCCGGACGCGCGATCTCACGCAGCATATCGCCAGACGGCCCCTGCAGAACCCTGAACAGAATTTCGCGTTCAATCATCGGCGCCAGCACTGCGACTTCTGCTGGCCGCTCCATCAGCCTCATCATGCGCAACCAGGCGTCGAGCAGTTCAGGCGTCGCGTCAGCGGCGGAAAAACAACAGCTGTTTTGCCGCTGTTTAAACCCAATATCTCCAGCCAGCAACGAGGTAATCATGCCTGGATCCAGAGCCAGACTGATAGCCAGAAAAGGCAGATCTGTCCCCGCGGGATAAATCTCCCCGGTTGCGGGCACGTCAACCGGCACCACGAAGTAACTCGCTGCGGCATAGTCAAAAAACTGCTCGCCAATCGACAGGGTCTTTCTGCCCTGTAGCACCAGATGCAGCATTGGCTGATAAACCTGGTTCGCACAGGCTTCGGCTCTGACCATCGTCACGCGTGGAATTCCGGTTTCAGTCCAGCGGTTATCAGCGCGCATCACGAGAGAGCGCAACTCATTCATAGCAGTATTCATGCCATCGAGCATAAGTCTGAACCGATGGCAAAACAAGCAGGGTGAGAAGAACAGGCAAGGATTAGAGAAGAATGGGTACGTGTGCGGGACGCTGTTGCCCGGATACTGTTTGCAGGCGGAACAGGGAAATCAGCTTTGCTGATGACATGTCATTCTGCATAAAACATTCTCAATGCCATTAAGGGTAACAAAATGAAATTAGATGGAAAAATTGCGCTGGTCACTGGCGCCTCCAAAGGCATCGGCGCTGGTATCGCCCGGGCATTAGGTGCGGCGGGTGCCATAGTGATAGTGAATTATGTATCAGGCAAAGATGACGCCGGAGCGGTTGTTGCGCAGATCCACGCACAGGGCGGAAAAGCTACCAGCATTCAGGCCGATATGAGTCAGGCCGCTGATGTTACACGCCTGTTTGACACGGTCAGGAGAGACTTCGGGACGCTGGATATTCTGGTAAACAATGCGGGTGTCGCAATATTTCAGATGATTGAAGCGCTTACTGAGGAAGCATTTCATCAGCAATTTAATGTCAATGTGCTGGGGTATCTGCTGGCGACCCGTGAAGCAGTAAAACTGTTTGGCCCACAGGGTAGCATCATTAACATCAGCTCGATCCTCAGCACCGACCCATATCTGGCATCGAGTGTGTATTCGGCGACCAAAGGTGCGGTGGATACGCTGACTTTCGCATTGGCCAGAGAACTTGGGCCACGCGGAATCCGAGTTAACTCTGTACTGCCCGGCCACACCAATACGCCAGGCACTGACGGTAATTTTGCCGGGGAGCTGGGAGAGAAACTTATCGCTGGCACCCCTCTGGGGCGTTTTGGTGAACCAGAGGATATTGCCCCGGTTGTGGTATTTTTAGCCTCCGACGATGCACATTGGGTAACCGGAGAATCTCTGCGGGTGTCAGGCGGCGTGCGCGGCGTAGGTTACTGACTTCTGCTGCAGCAGTGAAGCGGGGAAGAGAGCAACCCTTCCCCGGAGATCGCATTAAGCTAAATCGAAGCGGTCCAGATTCATCACTTTGGTCCATGCCGCCACAAAGTCTTTAACGAATTTCTCTCTGGCATCGCTGCTGGCGTAAACCTCCGCCACTGAACGTAATATCGCATTGGAGCCACAGACCAGATCTGCGCGGGTGGCGGTGAATTTCACCGCTCCGCTCAGGCGGTCACGTCCCTCAAACAGTTCAGCCGAAGCATCGACGGCTTTCCACTCGGTGCGCATATCCAGCAGATTGACAAAAAAGTCATTGCTGAGCGTACCCACATGATCGGTGAAAACGCCATGCTGGCTGCCATCAAAATTGGCGCCAAGTACGCGCAGGCCCCCCAGCAGCACCGTCAGCTCGGGAACCGTCAGCGTCAGCTGTTGCGCTTTATCAATCACCAGCGCCTCAGTGGAGGTGCCATTGCGTACGCCGCGATAATTGCGCAGGCCATCGGCAGCCGGTTTAAGCAGTTCGAAGAGCTCAATATCGGTCTGGTCCTGACGCGCATCGACACGGCCAGCGGCAAAGGGAACGGTAATCGCTGTTCCCGCTGCTCTGGCCGCCTGTTCAACACCGACCACGCCAGCCAGCACGATTATATCGGCCAGCGAAGCTTTGCCGGATGCCTGCTGAATAGCCTCCAGTACCGGCAGCGCACGGGCAGCTATCGCGTTAACTTCCCAGCCTCGTTGCGGCGCGAGAGCCAGTCGGCCACCATTGGCGCCGCCACGCTTATCGCCGCCACGGAAAGTCGACGCCGAGGCCCAGGCAACGGAAACCAGTTCACCCACCGTAAGACCTGAATGGGCAATCTCGGTTTTAAGCGTATCAATATCGGCCGCTGAGGGATAAAACAGCGGCTGTGGCAGCGGATCCTGCCAGATTAACTCTTCTGCAGGGACTTCCGGGCCAATATAGCGCGCTTTGGGTCCCATATCCCGGTGAGTCAGTTTGAACCAGGCGCGGGCGAAAGCTTCATTAAATGCCTGCGGGTCATTGAGGAAACGACGCGATATTTTCTCAAATTCCGCATCGAACCGCAGCGTCAGGTCGGTGACCAGCATCGTCGGTTTGCGTTTTTTCAACGGGTCAAACGGGTCAGGAATAATTTCAGGCGCGTTAGTGGCTTCAAACTGAATCGCGCCAGCAGGGCTGCGTGTCTGCACCCACTCATATTTAAACAGGTTTTCGAAGAAGTAGTGGCTCCACTGCGTAGGGGTTTGCGACCAGGCCACTTCCAGGCCGGAGGTAATGGCGTCAACGCCTGCACCGCTGCCGTGACTGCTGAACCAGCCAAGGCCCTGAGCTTCAATCGGAGCAGCTTCAGGATCAACACCCACATGGCTGGCGGCTGCTGCACCATGGGTTTTGCCCAGCGTATGACCACCGGCAATCAGCGCAACGGTTTCCTCGTCATTCATCCCCATATTGCCAAATGTGGCGCGAATGGCCGGAGCGGCTGAGGCCGGATCGCCACTGTGATTCGGACCTTCAGGGTTAACGTAAATCAGACCCATCTCGGTCGCGCCGATCGGCGCCTGGGCCAGAGATTCCGGATGACGGTGCTCCAGCCAGGTTTTCTCGTCGCCCCAGTTAACATCAATATCGGGTTCCCAGACATCCTCGCGCCCGGCACCAAAACCAAAGGTGCGGAAACCCGCGTTTTCCAGCGCGACATTACCGGCCAGAATATAGAGGTCGGCCCAGGATATTTGTTGGCCATATTTTTGTTTAACCGGCCATAGCAGGCGGCGAGCTTTATCAAGGCTGACGTTATCCGGCCAGGAGTTTAATGGCGCGAAGCGCTGCTGACCACGCCCGGAACCGCCACGACCATCCGCTGAACGATAGGTACCCGCACTGTGCCATGCCATGCGGATAAAGAGGCCGATATAGCTGCCCCAGTCGGCGGGCCACCATGGCTGCGAGTCAGTCAGCAGCGCTCTGAGATCGGCTTTGAGGGCGAAATAATCTAATTTGCTGAATTCTTTACGGTAATCGAAATCCTCGCCCAGCGGGTTTGAGCGGTTTGAGTGCTGGTTCAGCAGATCAACGCGTAGCTGATTAGGCCACCAGTCACGACTACTGGTGCCGCCGCCGGCGCTTTGGTTACCCTGATGAAAGGGGCATGATCCAGCAGATAAGGTATTGTGGGTATCAGTTGGCGTGCTCATTTTAGGCTCCGTTTATTTGTTTCTCGATTAACGATAAGCCTCTGCCTTAATAACTCATACCTGAATTAATCTACAGATTTGATAGCTGTTTCCTTTCAATCTCGGCTTTCAGGTGGATCTTATGACGGCTGGCGTGCAGGGGAGGGAAAACACCGGCGGGAAGCCCGCCGGGAGATTAGCTGAGGAATCAGAACATCATCACCATCCATGGATAAGCAATCAGCATCATTGAGCACAGGAAGATAGCGCCGAAGATGGTGCCCAGTCGCCAGTAGTCTTTCGTCGGCAGGTAGCCACTGCCGTAGTAAATCGGGCTGGGACCAGTGCCGTAAGGGGTAATAATCCCCATCACCCCCAGTGAAGTGACCATCATCAGGCAAAACACCGGCATATTGATGCCCGGTATGGACGCGGCAATGGTCAGCATGGCTGGCAACAGCGCGGTGGTATGCGCGGTGGTACTGGCAAACAGATAGTGCAACAGGAAGAAGGCGATCATCAACACCACCGCCGAAACTTGCGGGTCGTAACCCTGCAGCAGTACGCCGCCCTGTTTACCCAACCAGGCGATAAAGCCGACGCGCGCCAGACCATCAGCCAGCGCTACCAGCGTCGCAAACCAGGCGAAGGTGTTCCAGGCGGGTTTATTACTGGTAATGTCATTCCAGTTCAGCACTCCGGTCCACAGCATCAGTACCACCACCAGCAGAGCCGCCATTGCCGGTTCGATCCATGCGGTGGCAAAAATCCACATCATCAGCGCACAACAGACAAACAGCAGCAGCAGGATTTCGTGACGCGACAGCTTACCCAGTTTTTCAAGTTCACTACTGGCCCAGCGTGGCACTTCGTCATTAATTTTCACTTCCGGCGGATAGAACCAGTATGCCAGCAGAGGCATGGTGAGGATTAACAGCACACCAAGCGGCAGGAAGGCGAGAAACCAGGCTCCCCAGGAGATCTCAAAACCAATGATGCTTTTAACCAGCGCCAGCGCCAGCAGGTTTGGCGCCAGCGCCGATAGAAACATGGAACTGGTGATACAGGCCGCGGTGATCGCCACCCACATCAGGTAAGAGCCAATTCTGCGTGCGCTGGGATCGTTAGGTTTGGAGTCATACAGCGGCGGCAGGTTGGCAATGATCGGGTAGATGGTGCCCCCGCTGCGCGCCGTGTTGGACGGTGTGAAGGGAGCCAGCAACAGATCGGCGAAGGTAATGGCATAGCCCAGCGTCAGGCTACGACGGCCAAGATATTTCACCAGAATCAGCGCCAGACGGCGGCCGAACTGTGTTTTGTCATAACCGGCAGCAAACATAAAGGCACCGAAGATCAGCCACACTGTCGAGTTGCCAAATCCACTTACCGCCCATTTGAATGCCTCGGTGGCAGCCTTAAATTTGGGGTTGGCCAGTTCTGCCGGACTGAAGAGTAACCACTGGCTGAATAGCGCAATCACTACCACGCCGGTCAGGCCAATCACCGCGCCGGGCAGGGGTTCGAAGATCAACCCGATAATCACGCCAGCAAAGATGGCGAAGAAATGCCAGGCATAGGGCTCCAGTCCATCAGGCACCGGAACCAGCAGTAACAGTACGGCCACCAATACGGGCAGGAACAGCAATATCAGGCGTTTTTTTTGCCCCGCAGCGGCGGTCGCGGCCTTAGCGGGTTCACTAATCGTTGATATTTGTTTCATAGTATTTGTCTGTAAATGATGGAGGATATGTTTGACGCTCCGCTGTTCTGGAAACGCATTTGATTATTTCTCTGACTGTTTAACCATAACATCTGAAATATTTTTCTTACTGTTAAGGAGCGCACTTTTCTGTATTTACCCAGCGACAATAAAGCTGCAGGCGATTTTTATCTGAAGCCTTTTTTAATCTTTGATGATAGTAGTTTTTTTGCTTAAAAAAGCCAATAATATTTTTAACTATATGATAAATATATATTTATTTTTCATGTAAATGAAGGGTTGCTTTTTGTTGTATCTTGATTAACAATTTATGAGATTCTTGATTTATTCAATAATAAAACTCACCATTTGTTAAAATCAATCAATAAATAATGTCATTATGCAAGTGAAAAGTTCGAGGTATTAGTAGAATAATCCCGGCCTCTTTACTCAATGGTATTTACGCGCCCGCGCAAGCAATAAAGACTTTTCAATTTTGGAGTTGATCAACATGCATACGCTCACCCCGATACTCAACCCGCTAACCCTGCCGCGCGGCGCGGTACTTAAAAATCGGCTATTAATGGCGCCGATGACCACCTGCACCGGTTTTTATGACGGCACGGTTACCAGCGAGCTGGTGGAATACTATCGCGACCGCGCAGGCAGCATTGGCACCGTGATTGTTGAATGCTGTTTTATTGATCCTAAAGGCCCGGCTTTTCCGGGGGCAATCGGCATTGACAGCGATAATAAGATCGCGGGTCTGACGAAAATTGCTAACGCCATTAAGTCCAGAGGATCGAAAGCCATTCTGCAGATTTACCACGGTGGCAGGATGGTGGAGCCAGAGCTGATTGGCGGCAGAACCCCAGTCGCTCCCAGCGCCCTGGCAGCGCCGCGTGAGGGCGCGACGACGCCGCAGGCGCTGAGCGCTGAAGACGTCGATGTAATGATCACCAAATTTGGTGATGCGGTAAACCGTGCGATCAAGGCCGGATTTGATGGCGTTGAACTCCATGGCGCTAACACTTATCTGATTCAGCAGTTCTACTCACCCAACTCCAATCAGCGTGACGACAAATGGGGCGGCAGCCGCGATAATCGCGCGCGCTTTCCGCTGGAAGTGCTGGAAATCACCCATAAAATGGCGGCGCGTTTTGCCGCCCCCGACTTTATTATCGGTTACCGCTTCTCGCCGGAAGAGCTTGAAGTGCCGGGCATCCGCTTTGACGATACCCTGTACCTGCTGGAGAAACTCGCCGCGCGCGGGCTGGATTATGTGCATTTCTCGATGGGGCAGGTGCTGCGTCCTTCCATCGTCGACACCAGCGATCCAACACCGCTGATCACTAAATTTCTCGCCATGCGCTCAGCAACGCTGGCGAAAATTCCGGTAATCGGTGTCGGTGGCGTGCTGAATAAGGCCGATGCCGAGAGCGCACTGGAGCACGGTTTTGATCTGGTGGCGGTGGGGAAAGCCTGTATCGCGTATCCGGACTGGGCCGACCGCATTATTAATAATGAACATCTGGAGCTGTTTATCGACAGCACCAAACGCGAAGCGCTGAATATCCCGGAACCGCTGTGGCGCTTCTCGCTGGTCGACGCCATGATCCGCGATATGAGCAGCAGCGGTCGTAAATATAAAGCCGGAGTCTATCAGGAGAAAGTAGAAGCTGAGGCGCTGAAGCTGCAAATCAACGTCGTCCTCGATACTGACCGCATCACCGATATTACGCTGGTGCCGGATGATACGCTGGACGTCGATTTCACCACCACCTTCGAAAGTCTGCGCTCACGTATTCTGGTGGCTAACAGCCCGCATGTCGATGCAATTAGTGGTGCGACGACTCAGAGTGAGGCGCTAAAGAAAGCGGTCTCCCGTGCGCTGGCGACCTCCACGAAAGAGCATGTAATTGAGGAGGGGGGAAATCCGCAGGCCCCGCAAAATTACGATGTGGTGGTGGTTGGCAGCGGCGGCGCCGGTCTGGCTGCTGCCATCCAGGCCTTTGATGAAGGCGCCCATGTGGTGATTATTGAGAAGATGCCCACCATCGGTGGCAACACCATCAAAGCCTCGGTAGGAATGAACGCCGCAGAAACCCGTTTTCAGCAATTAAAGGGGATAAAAGACAGCAAAGATCTGTTTTATGACGAAACGCTGAAGGGCGGCAAATTTAAAAACAATCCGCTGTTACTGCGTGAGTTTGTCGAGCTGGCGCCGGAAGCGGTTGAATGGCTGGCAGCGCACGGCATTGAACTGAACGATATCACCATCACCGGTGGGATGAGCATTGACCGTACCCATCGTCCGGCCGATCGTTCTGCGGTAGGCGGTTTCCTGATTAGCGGTCTGGTGAGAAATATAAATCAGCGCAATATTGAAGTGCTGCTGGAAACCTCGGTCGCTGAAATTCTGACGGAGAACGGCGCGGTTAGCGGCGTGAAGGTGGTGGATGAGTATAATGACAGCCGGATTCTGAATGCCAAAAGCGTCATCGTCGCGACCGGTGGTTTTAGCGCCAACCGAGAGATGGTGGTGAAGTATCGCCCGGAACTGGATGGTTTTGTCACTACCAACCATAAGGGCGCCACCGGCAGCGGTATCGCGATTCTGCAACAGATTGGCGCGGATACCGTAGATATGGGCGAAATCCAGATTCACCCGACGGTGGAACAAACCACTTCATACCTGATCTCTGAAGCGATTCGCGGCGGCGGCGCGATTCTGGTCAGTCAGGCCGGTAAGCGTTTCTATAACGAGATGGAAACCCGTGACAAAGTTTCGGCGGAGATTATTGCGTTGCCGGAGAAAAGCGCCTGGGTCATCTTTGATGAGCAGGTGCGACTGAATAATAAAGCCGCTGATGAGTATATCGCCAAGGGCTTTGTGGTCAGCGCCTCTTCCCCACAGGCGCTGGCGGTGAAACTGAATATGGATTATCACGCCCTGCTGGCGACGCTTGAACGGTATAACCTGTTTGTCGGGCAGCAGAATGATGAAGACTTTGGTCGTCAGACCGCGCTGCGTCATCCGCTAAATCAGGGGCCATTCTATGCTATCCGCGTAGCTCCTGGGGTGCATCACACGATGGGCGGCGTCACCATCAACACCGATACCGCAGTGCTGGATAGCCATAAACAGGTGATTAAAGGCGCGTGGGCAGCGGGGGAAGTGGTTGGCGGCATTCACGGTGCGAATCGTATCGGCGGCAATGCGGTGGCGGATATTATTATCTTCGGCATTCTGGCTGGCCGTAATGCGGCGGGGCTGGCGCGACAGTAAGGGAAGGGCGTGGGGGCCGGTTATCAACGACATCGGCCCCTCAATAGCAATGTTTTTTCAGTGACGACTGGCGCAGCCGCATTTCGCCGTGCACGGCTTTAGCCAGATGCGAGTGCCTGATCTTAAGCTCGCCCTGCTGCCATCCGCCGTGGTGAGCAGAGCAAAAAATTCCGCTTTTAGCTTACGTTTACGCTGGTGCTGGCTGTCTTTTCGCCAAATTCTTCACGCATATGCTGCTCGATTTCCTCCAGGCTTTTACCACGCGTTTCCGGCAGCATAAAGGCGATAAAAATGAGTGACCCCACGTTGAGGACAGCAAAGATAAAGAAGGTTTTGCTGCCGGCATAGGCCATCAGCGGCGGGAAACTAAACGCCACCAGGGCATTAAAGATCCACTGCATCGATACTGCTGTACCGGTCAGTGCGCCGCGCAGTTGCATCGGGAAGAGCTCCGACATCAGCAACCAGTAGACCGGTGAGATACACATCTGCATAAAGAACAGGAAGAG
This is a stretch of genomic DNA from Winslowiella toletana. It encodes these proteins:
- a CDS encoding SDR family NAD(P)-dependent oxidoreductase, with the protein product MKLDGKIALVTGASKGIGAGIARALGAAGAIVIVNYVSGKDDAGAVVAQIHAQGGKATSIQADMSQAADVTRLFDTVRRDFGTLDILVNNAGVAIFQMIEALTEEAFHQQFNVNVLGYLLATREAVKLFGPQGSIINISSILSTDPYLASSVYSATKGAVDTLTFALARELGPRGIRVNSVLPGHTNTPGTDGNFAGELGEKLIAGTPLGRFGEPEDIAPVVVFLASDDAHWVTGESLRVSGGVRGVGY
- a CDS encoding AraC family transcriptional regulator, yielding MNELRSLVMRADNRWTETGIPRVTMVRAEACANQVYQPMLHLVLQGRKTLSIGEQFFDYAAASYFVVPVDVPATGEIYPAGTDLPFLAISLALDPGMITSLLAGDIGFKQRQNSCCFSAADATPELLDAWLRMMRLMERPAEVAVLAPMIEREILFRVLQGPSGDMLREIARPDGHLSQIRRAIYWIREHYTEPFRVEQLAAMADMSVATFYRHFKSITTMTPIQYQKQLRLIRARWLLLFEPRDAASIAFSVGYESASQFSREYARLYGMPPVRDAARFRMPGESRGIP
- a CDS encoding anion permease is translated as MKQISTISEPAKAATAAAGQKKRLILLFLPVLVAVLLLLVPVPDGLEPYAWHFFAIFAGVIIGLIFEPLPGAVIGLTGVVVIALFSQWLLFSPAELANPKFKAATEAFKWAVSGFGNSTVWLIFGAFMFAAGYDKTQFGRRLALILVKYLGRRSLTLGYAITFADLLLAPFTPSNTARSGGTIYPIIANLPPLYDSKPNDPSARRIGSYLMWVAITAACITSSMFLSALAPNLLALALVKSIIGFEISWGAWFLAFLPLGVLLILTMPLLAYWFYPPEVKINDEVPRWASSELEKLGKLSRHEILLLLFVCCALMMWIFATAWIEPAMAALLVVVLMLWTGVLNWNDITSNKPAWNTFAWFATLVALADGLARVGFIAWLGKQGGVLLQGYDPQVSAVVLMIAFFLLHYLFASTTAHTTALLPAMLTIAASIPGINMPVFCLMMVTSLGVMGIITPYGTGPSPIYYGSGYLPTKDYWRLGTIFGAIFLCSMMLIAYPWMVMMF
- a CDS encoding flavocytochrome c, whose product is MHTLTPILNPLTLPRGAVLKNRLLMAPMTTCTGFYDGTVTSELVEYYRDRAGSIGTVIVECCFIDPKGPAFPGAIGIDSDNKIAGLTKIANAIKSRGSKAILQIYHGGRMVEPELIGGRTPVAPSALAAPREGATTPQALSAEDVDVMITKFGDAVNRAIKAGFDGVELHGANTYLIQQFYSPNSNQRDDKWGGSRDNRARFPLEVLEITHKMAARFAAPDFIIGYRFSPEELEVPGIRFDDTLYLLEKLAARGLDYVHFSMGQVLRPSIVDTSDPTPLITKFLAMRSATLAKIPVIGVGGVLNKADAESALEHGFDLVAVGKACIAYPDWADRIINNEHLELFIDSTKREALNIPEPLWRFSLVDAMIRDMSSSGRKYKAGVYQEKVEAEALKLQINVVLDTDRITDITLVPDDTLDVDFTTTFESLRSRILVANSPHVDAISGATTQSEALKKAVSRALATSTKEHVIEEGGNPQAPQNYDVVVVGSGGAGLAAAIQAFDEGAHVVIIEKMPTIGGNTIKASVGMNAAETRFQQLKGIKDSKDLFYDETLKGGKFKNNPLLLREFVELAPEAVEWLAAHGIELNDITITGGMSIDRTHRPADRSAVGGFLISGLVRNINQRNIEVLLETSVAEILTENGAVSGVKVVDEYNDSRILNAKSVIVATGGFSANREMVVKYRPELDGFVTTNHKGATGSGIAILQQIGADTVDMGEIQIHPTVEQTTSYLISEAIRGGGAILVSQAGKRFYNEMETRDKVSAEIIALPEKSAWVIFDEQVRLNNKAADEYIAKGFVVSASSPQALAVKLNMDYHALLATLERYNLFVGQQNDEDFGRQTALRHPLNQGPFYAIRVAPGVHHTMGGVTINTDTAVLDSHKQVIKGAWAAGEVVGGIHGANRIGGNAVADIIIFGILAGRNAAGLARQ
- the katG gene encoding catalase/peroxidase HPI; this encodes MSTPTDTHNTLSAGSCPFHQGNQSAGGGTSSRDWWPNQLRVDLLNQHSNRSNPLGEDFDYRKEFSKLDYFALKADLRALLTDSQPWWPADWGSYIGLFIRMAWHSAGTYRSADGRGGSGRGQQRFAPLNSWPDNVSLDKARRLLWPVKQKYGQQISWADLYILAGNVALENAGFRTFGFGAGREDVWEPDIDVNWGDEKTWLEHRHPESLAQAPIGATEMGLIYVNPEGPNHSGDPASAAPAIRATFGNMGMNDEETVALIAGGHTLGKTHGAAAASHVGVDPEAAPIEAQGLGWFSSHGSGAGVDAITSGLEVAWSQTPTQWSHYFFENLFKYEWVQTRSPAGAIQFEATNAPEIIPDPFDPLKKRKPTMLVTDLTLRFDAEFEKISRRFLNDPQAFNEAFARAWFKLTHRDMGPKARYIGPEVPAEELIWQDPLPQPLFYPSAADIDTLKTEIAHSGLTVGELVSVAWASASTFRGGDKRGGANGGRLALAPQRGWEVNAIAARALPVLEAIQQASGKASLADIIVLAGVVGVEQAARAAGTAITVPFAAGRVDARQDQTDIELFELLKPAADGLRNYRGVRNGTSTEALVIDKAQQLTLTVPELTVLLGGLRVLGANFDGSQHGVFTDHVGTLSNDFFVNLLDMRTEWKAVDASAELFEGRDRLSGAVKFTATRADLVCGSNAILRSVAEVYASSDAREKFVKDFVAAWTKVMNLDRFDLA
- a CDS encoding Hcp family type VI secretion system effector, whose amino-acid sequence is MATDMFLKVEGIEGESQNANHKKWIDVYSFSWSAQQPGNMAVGGGGGAGKVNFGDLSVQALIDKTTPTLLQYCSAGKHLPKVQLSVCKAGGQEVEYTLITLEDVLVTHTDFIGVKHGSTLGMEYSFQAAKVSTEYWEQSDKGNRGASVQMGWDIKQNKAS